In Triticum aestivum cultivar Chinese Spring chromosome 5B, IWGSC CS RefSeq v2.1, whole genome shotgun sequence, the following proteins share a genomic window:
- the LOC123111310 gene encoding uncharacterized protein translates to MHRLSSTSRLPISSTASSPPRWWPSALARRVIPLLAAPNPPARRVSRFPHGSQNLATVRRVQGDESGKPYRRLPISIAQMMKNIKTDNSKKMKNIGTRGTASVVIDEDGRKSDKDAFRTTSEVMDDKSDTWGQNVNLPGSEEDQSSAAKNHITGIAVSEDEGLSDDEGFSVNGILAKSRHRDGSIYRGIDLFHWKKEYRIADRNETRLEPMTLSDPAANCNVHDGTCTRHFARSMLQIYSLELTKISVDGLVELYGYVAVRDDLDPLLNYVVNISRDDPIIVEQGSLINMIGPKRGIDMADHALLEYDMKIKSAGQEKDDLQLIDGASFIGPLGSWDRPYTFHIAGDCGSVDITLSRLLEAVEATIEVLVLEVKSCFSLSVGCFASGFNAEIRLFDGTIADSQGLKRSVVAVMDNSFIDLKFKVGALSSSSDQHCCSFKVKMHGHDIEEIKTDFALILVKVIWSTLPRGFSG, encoded by the exons ATGCACCGCCTCTCATCTACTTCGCGACTTCCCATCTCCTCCACGGCATCTTCCCCGCCTCGCTGGTGGCCTTCAGCGCTTGCCCGACGAGTTATCCCACTCCTGGCGGCTCCAAATCCACCAGCCCGTCGTGTTTCCCG ATTTCCTCATGGATCTCAGAACCTGGCCACCGTCAGGCGAGTACAAGGCGATGAGTCTGGTAAACCATATAGACGACTGCCCATCTCGATCGCTCAAATGATGAAAAACATCAAGACTgacaattcaaaaaaaatgaaaaatattggGACGAGGGGCACTGCCTCGGTGGTTATAGATGAAGATGGGAGGAAAAGTGATAAAGATGCTTTTAGGACAACCTCAGAGGTTATGGATGACAAAAGTGATACATGGGGCCAAAATGTGAACTTACCTGGTTCTGAGGAAGACCAAAGTAGCGCAGCCAAGAATCACATTACTGGAATCGCTGTCAGTGAGGATGAAGGACTCAGTGATGATGAAGGATTTAGTGTGAACGGTATACTTGCAAAAAGCAGACACCGTGATGGTTCTATATACAGGGGTATTGATTTATTTCATTGGAAAAAAGAGTATCGTATTGCAGACCGTAATGAGA CTCGGTTGGAGCCAATGACATTATCAGATCCTGCTGCAAATTGCAATGTTCACGATGGAACTTGTACTAGACATTTTGCTCGTAGCATGCTACAAATTTACTCATTAGAGTTGACTAAAATTTCTGTGGATGGCTTAGTAGAATTGTATGGATATGTAGCAGTGCGGGATGATCTGGATCCGTTGCTTAATTATGTTGTCAATATTAGCAGGGATGATCCCATCATCGTGGAGCAG GGTTCTCTCATCAACATGATTGGCCCCAAACGAGGGATAGATATGGCAGATCATGCTCTACTTGAATATGACATGAAGATCAAGTCAGCTGGACAAGAAAAAGATGACCTACAGCTGATTGATGGTGCATCATTCATAGGCCCCTTAGGCTCATGGGATCGGCCGTACACATTTCACATTGCTGGTGATTGTGGCTCAGTTGACATAACTTTGTCACGTCTTTTAGAAGCAGTTGAGGCGACCATAGAGGTTCTCGTATTGGAAGTGAAAAGCTGTTTCAGTTTGTCCGTCGGATGTTTCGCCAGTGGGTTTAATGCAGAAATCCGGCTCTTTGATGGCACCATCGCTGATTCACAAGGCCTAAAGAGGTCGGTGGTTGCTGTAATGGACAATTCTTTTATAGATTTGAAGTTCAAGGTAGGCGCACTGTCATCCAGTTCCGACCAACATTGCTGTTCCTTCAAGGTGAAAATGCATGGGCATGATATTGAAGAAATAAAGACTGATTTTGCATTAATCTTAGTGAAGGTGATTTGGTCGACCTTGCCTAGGGGCTTTTCCGGTTAA